One genomic region from Eptesicus fuscus isolate TK198812 chromosome 4, DD_ASM_mEF_20220401, whole genome shotgun sequence encodes:
- the METRN gene encoding LOW QUALITY PROTEIN: meteorin (The sequence of the model RefSeq protein was modified relative to this genomic sequence to represent the inferred CDS: inserted 1 base in 1 codon): MPPHALLCALCCGLWAAAARAGFPEDGRSWRAGTAPAASPGAALFSSRGLRGGGARPEPGSAGQLTLGGSDPGARPRIACLQPVRPVAGVQVFAERAGGALELLLTEXPGPGRCVRWGPRERGAPFLQATPHRDISRRVASFRLELREDWRPELPPQAHSLGADGECLQARACRPGNDTQLLLALCTSDFVIHGTIHRIAHDTELQESVITVAAVRVLRQTLPLFQAGDSGGPVQASIRTPLRCGVCSGPGTFLFMGWSHFGVAWLGCAPRFQEFSRAYAAAHTNHLCPFEVALD; the protein is encoded by the exons ATGCCGCCCCATGCGCTGCTCTGCGCGCTCTGCTGCGGCCTCTGGGCCGCGGCCGCCCGCGCCGGCTTCCCGGAGGACGGCCgcagctggagggcagggactgCCCCCGCGGCCAGCCCTGGCGCCGCGCTCTTCTCTAGCCGGGGCCTGCGGGGTGGTGGAGCCCGCCCT GAGCCCGGCAGCGCGGGGCAGCTGACCCTGGGCGGCTCGGACCCCGGCGCGCGGCCCCGCATCGCCTGCCTGCAGCCTGTGAGGCCCGTGGCGGGCGTGCAGGTCTTCGCTGAGCGGGCGGGCGGCGCCCTGGAGCTGCTGCTGACTG CGCCCGGTCCGGGCCGATGCGTGCGCTGGGGTCCTCGCGAGCGTGGGGCCCCcttcctgcaggccaccccgcACCGCGACATCAGCCGCCGCGTGGCCTCCTTCCGCTTGGAGCTGCGCGAGGACTGGCGTCCAGAGCTGCCTCCGCAGGCCCACAGTCTGGGCGCGGATGGTGA GTGCCTGCAGGCCCGTGCCTGCAGGCCCGGTAATGACACCCAGCTGCTCCTGGCCTTGTGCACTAGCGACTTTG TGATCCATGGGACCATCCACAGGATTGCCCACGACACAGAGCTGCAGGAGTCTGTTATCACTGTGGCAGCTGTCCGTGTCCTCCGCCAGACACTGCCGCTGTTCCAGGCAGGGGACTCTGGGGGCCCGGTGCAGGCCTCCATTCGCACCCCACTGCGCTGTGGTGTCTGCTCTGGCCCTGGCACTTTCCTCTTCATGGGCTGGAGCCATTTTGGTGTGGCCTGGCTTGGCTGTGCACCCCGCTTTCAGGAATTCAGCCGTGCCTATGCAGCTGCCCATACCAACCACCTCTGCCCCTTTGAAGTGGCGCTGGACTga